The DNA segment TGAAGTTTACCGTtgtttatacaaaataaatcttcattattatttattagttcATAAGAGATAGCTTGTAATCCAATTTTCTAAAGTACATACATCATAAATATAAGATGAATGTGTATGTCGAGGTTTGATATTAGATGAACTCTGATTGTTAACATTGTTCGAtagacccaaaaaaaaaaaggaacaaataAAGAGATACGGTTCAAACAACCACTttacaaatacaaaattttcacattcaaGTATTTTTCTGCAAATTCCGCAAGGTTTTTGATCTCATTATCATCAATAAAGCCATTACGATTGGCATCCACCGATCGGATTATACACTTGCTCTTCCTCCTAGTGAACCATCCACCGCGGGAGACTCGTATAGCATCGGCAAGCTCGTCTCTGCTAATCCTTCCATCCTTATCATCATCGAATTTCTTTAACCATCTTTTGAACTCATCGATCGTCATTTCCCGCTTGCCATCGACGACGGAGTACGTACGAGTTTTAATGGCCATTTCCGACAATCGAAACCCAGAAAATCCCTTCGTGGCTCACTGTAATTTGCTTGCTTGCTAGCTAGCCAACTTCCCCAATGTCAAGATATTTGAAGGTTTCACATATTTATATCATTCCCTTGTGCTATGTCCTTTTTGCAAATACAATATAGAAATCGGTTGGttttagcttaattaaaacaTGCAGACGAGTATTTCTAGCAAAGGCCATATGcattaaaagtttagggtcaaattatggctttggtccctctattatgcttaaatttggattttgatctatatactttaatttgacataatttgattatatacttttataatgtCTCTTATTAGTTGAAATAGATGGCACCGTTACTTTTCATATTAAAATGTTGAcatgggttttttttaaaaaaaaatcttgccAACTCATCATGACATGGATATTATTGTGATGTAAGcaatgttttttttctaaaaaatatctATGTTTGCATGTTATCCAAAATAATTACAATGTTATTATCTATTCAAACTAACTTATCACGTTATATAAGTAAAGGAttaattatactaaattaaagtGTAATGACTAATTCTCAAATTTGAACATATGAAAGGGACTAAAACCAAAATTTGACCAAAGTTTCAAACACAATTGTctgtttttcttttgttgttgttgtGGTGGTGGATATAATTAAACACAATTGTTAATACCCTAAAAagcattttataaaaatagatttGGGGGTAACTTTTTTGCAAACGTTGCCTAATATTCTTTTGTTCCTTCAAAGTTATAGCATAAACAAAGGCTATAAAGCCTTAAAGTGTCATTAAAAAAAGGGATATTTGAAGCCACCCCCGAAGCTAGCTGTGCCCAATGCATTGAACAGTTAGGTACCCCTTGATGGCTTTGAATAGATTAATGGTAGGTGGGCTCTGTACGTTATTGGAAACCTCGAAGGGGCCTTACTGATATATTATAATAGAAATGAGGGACAAGATTAGGCCAATCCCCAATCATGAATAGAGGGTTCAAGGAATTAAGGTTTAGCTTGGTTTGTGTAGCCATTCTTAAGAGATAATCTCCGATCAATCTTGGTTCAATTGGTAAGGTAGAAATTTCGAAAACTTACAGAGATTTTGGGTTCAAGTTTCACTTGAGGTAAAtgtgtgggttttttttttccagaTTTATTTCGGTCATAGTTAGTTCGTGTTTAGTTAATTATTGAGTTAGTGGTTCAGTTCTGTATTTGTAAGTACTGATTCTAATTTAAATTCaacattttaaaatcttttttcgAAACCACCATTGAATAaccttttaattctttaaatcCTCAATTAACTTTACTTATATGATATTAATGAATATTAACTCGattgatatttatattattagaaacTCTTGAAGGTTACATGTTCAAGTAAACTTAATTGTATAATATCTCagttttaaaaaaacattatttacCTATATCAACAATCAATGCCAATTAATCTATTATATAGCTTTAAAATCTTCCTCTACATGAAACTTAATTGCTGTGGCTAATTagaacttctttttttttttttgcttgaatTGTCAATATGTATACAAGAAAGAGTAACACAATTAATATATTTCAACCTTCAACATGTAACGAAAATAGTTGATTGAGTATTAACTCGATTGACATGAGTATTGTTGCTAGTATAAGAAGACATAGGTTTGAGTGTGCTGAAATGCATTATcccctatttatgggttgggaggGGCTATGGGTAATTCTAGGTATTATATCAAAAAGAGCAGACATATTGGACTGTGGATATATAGCAAGGGCtaacagaaataaaaaaatttccctttAATCCCTTGAGTATTTGCAaagttttaagttaatttaatggtaaaattatatttcaatccctcctaaaatttaaaatgaaattatactCTCCCACAAataaaaagtttatattttaatccCTTTGAAAACCGTGAAGATAATCTTCATCTCATGAAACGAATGATATCTCATT comes from the Gossypium hirsutum isolate 1008001.06 chromosome A06, Gossypium_hirsutum_v2.1, whole genome shotgun sequence genome and includes:
- the LOC121230274 gene encoding polcalcin Phl p 7 — protein: MAIKTRTYSVVDGKREMTIDEFKRWLKKFDDDKDGRISRDELADAIRVSRGGWFTRRKSKCIIRSVDANRNGFIDDNEIKNLAEFAEKYLNVKILYL